The following proteins are co-located in the Clavibacter capsici genome:
- a CDS encoding LacI family DNA-binding transcriptional regulator, giving the protein MAGPARLSGAGATGREPARDPAGRATIHDVAAAAGVSRQTVTRAMNGMPGISEATKRRVLDAADALAYRPSRFGRGLVTGGDHQLGLVVDDLRNPWSPELASAVVRVAAARGWNVSLADVGLAADSDRMVEALGAQTDAVIGTLGYRAAEWIARLGSVPVVELDPHAEPLRAAVLLDPSDAIDALADHLRAAGVAHPVVLDAAVAAGPSARAALLVDAFAARGMAASVVRASAPTAEAAAEATERIVARPRTVDAIVAFNDVCALGVLSACRRAGVDVPGDVRVAGIDGLSIGRLLAPTLTTLAVDLDELARHALDLAVAMIAGDLPGSGPEVVRTVRHQLVVRESA; this is encoded by the coding sequence GTGGCTGGACCTGCGCGGCTGAGCGGAGCGGGCGCGACCGGCCGGGAGCCCGCCCGGGACCCCGCCGGCCGCGCCACGATCCACGACGTCGCGGCCGCCGCCGGGGTCTCCCGCCAGACCGTGACGCGCGCGATGAACGGCATGCCGGGCATCAGCGAGGCGACCAAGCGCCGCGTGCTCGACGCGGCCGACGCGCTCGCGTACCGGCCGTCGCGCTTCGGCCGCGGGCTCGTGACGGGCGGCGACCACCAGCTCGGCCTCGTGGTCGACGACCTGCGGAACCCGTGGTCGCCCGAGCTCGCGTCCGCGGTCGTGCGCGTCGCGGCGGCCCGCGGCTGGAACGTGTCGCTCGCCGACGTGGGCCTCGCCGCCGACTCCGACCGCATGGTGGAGGCGCTCGGCGCGCAGACCGACGCCGTGATCGGGACCCTCGGGTACCGCGCGGCCGAGTGGATCGCGCGGCTCGGCTCCGTGCCGGTCGTGGAGCTGGATCCGCACGCCGAGCCCCTGCGCGCCGCCGTCCTCCTGGATCCGTCCGACGCGATCGACGCGCTCGCCGACCACCTGCGCGCGGCGGGCGTCGCGCATCCGGTCGTCCTCGACGCCGCGGTCGCCGCGGGCCCCAGCGCGCGCGCCGCGCTCCTCGTGGACGCCTTCGCGGCGCGCGGCATGGCGGCGTCCGTGGTGCGGGCGTCCGCGCCCACCGCGGAGGCGGCGGCGGAGGCGACCGAGCGCATCGTGGCCCGTCCGCGCACCGTCGACGCGATCGTCGCCTTCAACGACGTGTGCGCCCTCGGCGTGCTCTCCGCCTGCCGCCGCGCGGGCGTCGACGTGCCGGGCGACGTGCGCGTGGCCGGCATCGACGGCCTGTCGATCGGCCGCCTGCTCGCGCCCACCCTCACGACCCTCGCGGTGGACCTCGACGAGCTCGCCCGCCACGCGCTCGACCTGGCGGTCGCGATGATCGCCGGTGACCTGCCGGGCTCGGGCCCCGAGGTGGTCCGCACGGTGCGGCACCAGCTGGTGGTGCGCGAGTCGGCGTAG
- a CDS encoding YcaO-like family protein has translation MDVLIADRYALVAREGDCLECARVRLAEMDGFHLRSSSTSRRAVDADAEHPFFRAFLDAFASPARDGGYVAVGRHDVGVRHGDVVCRAHCPHAPSASPASVDVPEPDPAGYRARDLAASFGEGRRESDLCNPVTGVLSASLSPDLGSLVTSKVSGFVVQHGDHGAFVRAWGGHCDSYARSAHVGLAEGIERVCCAEPDPEDVLTDVPADVRLVQPGDFGLDPASWRIPHPVITAWTRGVDLVSGAAAALPTRTVHYEARVADPVYVQDSSSGCAVGGYDDEARLFGLLEVVERDAFLLAWHGDLPLREIDADTIRDQESLAYLRRLRLVGRRVRFVDATVGVEVPTVIAVCDTASGGVCLGAGAHPDPERALRSAIVEVASDFTVVEDRAAQRRPELLAMLEDPGLVRAVEDHADLYGLPEARPRLTRWARGDSRSSAGATADDRPPVALADLRRDAGAGEGVASDLRIVVDAAARAGVAPIAVDVGSALSRRHLLACSKVVVPGLLPLDFGWADQRALRMPRLADRCRAWLVEQGLAPTDLRIHPHPHPFP, from the coding sequence GTGGACGTCCTGATCGCCGACCGCTACGCCCTCGTCGCCCGGGAGGGCGACTGCCTCGAGTGCGCCCGCGTCCGGCTCGCCGAGATGGACGGCTTCCACCTCCGCAGCTCCTCGACGAGCCGGCGGGCGGTCGACGCGGACGCCGAGCACCCGTTCTTCCGCGCCTTCCTCGACGCGTTCGCGTCGCCCGCTCGCGACGGCGGCTACGTCGCGGTCGGGCGCCACGACGTCGGGGTCCGCCACGGCGACGTGGTGTGCCGCGCCCACTGCCCCCACGCCCCGTCGGCGTCGCCCGCGTCCGTCGACGTGCCCGAGCCGGATCCCGCCGGCTACCGCGCGCGGGACCTGGCGGCGAGCTTCGGCGAGGGGAGGCGGGAGAGCGACCTGTGCAACCCGGTGACCGGCGTGCTCTCCGCGAGCCTCTCGCCCGACCTCGGCTCGCTGGTCACGTCCAAGGTCAGCGGCTTCGTCGTGCAGCACGGGGACCACGGGGCGTTCGTCCGCGCATGGGGTGGGCACTGCGACTCGTACGCGCGCTCCGCCCACGTCGGCCTAGCGGAGGGCATCGAGCGCGTCTGCTGCGCCGAGCCGGATCCGGAGGACGTCCTGACCGACGTCCCGGCGGACGTGCGCCTCGTGCAGCCGGGCGACTTCGGTCTCGACCCGGCGTCGTGGCGCATCCCGCACCCGGTCATCACCGCGTGGACGCGCGGTGTCGACCTCGTCAGCGGAGCCGCCGCGGCGCTCCCGACCCGCACCGTGCACTACGAGGCGCGCGTCGCCGACCCGGTGTACGTGCAGGACTCGTCCAGCGGATGCGCCGTGGGCGGCTACGACGACGAGGCGCGGCTGTTCGGGCTCCTCGAGGTCGTCGAGCGGGACGCGTTCCTGCTCGCCTGGCACGGCGACCTCCCGCTGCGCGAGATCGACGCGGACACCATCCGCGACCAGGAGTCGCTCGCCTACCTGCGTCGGCTGCGCCTCGTCGGACGCCGCGTGCGGTTCGTGGACGCCACGGTGGGCGTCGAGGTCCCCACCGTCATCGCCGTCTGCGACACGGCTTCCGGCGGCGTCTGCCTGGGAGCGGGCGCGCATCCGGATCCGGAGCGGGCCCTCCGGTCCGCGATCGTCGAGGTCGCGTCCGACTTCACGGTCGTCGAGGACCGTGCCGCGCAGAGGCGGCCCGAGCTCCTGGCCATGCTGGAGGATCCCGGACTCGTCCGCGCCGTGGAGGACCACGCCGACCTGTACGGCCTCCCGGAGGCCCGGCCCCGGCTGACGCGCTGGGCCCGCGGCGACTCCCGCTCGTCCGCCGGCGCCACCGCCGACGACCGGCCGCCGGTCGCGCTCGCCGACCTCCGCCGCGACGCGGGCGCGGGGGAGGGCGTCGCCTCGGACCTGCGCATCGTCGTCGACGCGGCCGCCCGGGCCGGAGTCGCCCCGATCGCGGTGGACGTCGGCAGCGCTCTCTCCCGCAGGCACCTGCTGGCGTGCTCCAAGGTCGTCGTCCCCGGCCTCCTGCCGCTCGACTTCGGGTGGGCGGACCAGCGCGCCCTGCGCATGCCGCGCCTCGCGGACCGGTGCCGTGCGTGGCTGGTCGAGCAGGGCCTCGCTCCCACGGACCTCCGCATCCACCCCCACCCCCACCCCTTCCCGTGA